The following are from one region of the Vibrio hyugaensis genome:
- the pssA gene encoding CDP-diacylglycerol--serine O-phosphatidyltransferase, whose product MIVSRNPFEQLPSLAVKPEDFEVLHAAETFRTRLLDAISKATSRIYLVALYLEDDEAGREIFTALYEAKQRNPGLDINICVDWHRAQRGLIGAESSEGNSALYKAFAKKYQHSIPVYGIPVRGREVFGVLHLKGFIVDDTVIYSGASLNNVYLQYNGRYRFDRYHVIQHKALADSMVGFIQSEMIAHPAVNDLAGKDKPETKKIKAAIRQLRSSLARADYEFSPESATEEEVKVTPLVGLGKRRNQLNMKIVKLLAAAQNEIFICTPYFNFPKAIHREVKRAMKRGVKVTIVVGDKTANDFYIAPEEEFKTIGGLPYLYELNLRRFAKANEANIAARKLSIHLWKHDNNSFHLKGIWVDKRYMLMTGNNLNPRAWSLDLENGLLVQDNYAKMTYKFEQEVANILEHTQLICTYRQLEKVEDYPESVQKLVRKITRIKADGVLKRIL is encoded by the coding sequence ATGATAGTAAGTAGGAACCCATTCGAACAGTTGCCAAGTCTCGCAGTCAAGCCTGAAGACTTTGAAGTTCTGCACGCAGCAGAAACTTTCAGAACTCGTCTTCTTGATGCGATCAGCAAAGCAACGTCGCGAATTTACCTAGTCGCTCTATATCTGGAAGATGATGAAGCTGGACGTGAAATTTTCACAGCGCTTTATGAGGCGAAACAGCGCAACCCTGGATTGGACATCAATATCTGTGTAGATTGGCACCGAGCTCAACGTGGTCTCATTGGTGCAGAGTCATCAGAGGGCAATTCCGCGCTATACAAAGCATTCGCTAAAAAATACCAACATTCGATTCCGGTATACGGCATTCCTGTACGAGGAAGAGAGGTCTTCGGCGTACTGCACTTAAAAGGTTTTATTGTTGACGATACCGTTATTTATAGCGGCGCTAGCTTAAACAACGTCTATCTTCAATACAATGGTCGTTATCGTTTCGACCGTTACCATGTGATTCAACATAAAGCACTTGCTGACTCCATGGTCGGTTTCATCCAGAGTGAGATGATAGCTCACCCAGCAGTGAACGACCTTGCTGGTAAGGACAAACCAGAAACTAAAAAAATCAAAGCCGCGATTCGTCAACTGCGTTCTTCTCTCGCTCGTGCTGATTATGAGTTTTCGCCAGAGAGTGCAACAGAAGAAGAGGTAAAAGTGACTCCTCTTGTTGGCTTGGGTAAGCGACGTAATCAGCTCAACATGAAAATCGTTAAGTTACTCGCTGCCGCTCAAAACGAAATCTTCATCTGTACACCTTACTTCAACTTTCCTAAAGCGATTCATCGTGAGGTAAAACGTGCAATGAAACGCGGGGTGAAAGTAACGATTGTTGTTGGTGATAAAACAGCAAATGACTTCTATATTGCTCCGGAAGAAGAATTTAAAACTATTGGTGGTTTGCCATATCTTTACGAATTGAACCTTCGCCGTTTTGCAAAAGCCAACGAAGCGAACATTGCAGCTCGTAAGCTTTCTATCCACTTATGGAAGCACGACAACAATAGCTTCCATCTAAAAGGTATCTGGGTAGATAAACGCTACATGCTCATGACAGGTAATAACCTGAACCCACGCGCATGGTCACTAGACTTAGAAAATGGACTATTGGTGCAAGATAACTACGCTAAGATGACGTATAAGTTTGAGCAAGAAGTAGCAAACATTCTCGAGCATACTCAACTTATCTGTACTTACCGACAGTTAGAAAAGGTAGAAGATTACCCAGAAAGCGTTCAGAAGCTTGTTCGTAAGATCACTCGCATCAAAGCTGACGGCGTACTTAAGCGTATCCTTTAG
- a CDS encoding GNAT family N-acetyltransferase, translated as MLNPIKLPLIKRLYKAHYPAGRAKRDELIITASVNNGIVALLRMKTIEKSRLLTGMLVVPEFRGTGVGNALLTYCENTVFASGDYCFAFKHLENYYAQHGFETIDSSELPNSLKTAYLRYVDSGKDLIPMQFTISDVLNDVVL; from the coding sequence GTGTTAAATCCGATCAAACTTCCTCTCATTAAGAGGTTGTATAAAGCGCATTATCCGGCAGGCCGAGCTAAACGGGATGAGTTAATCATTACCGCCAGCGTGAATAATGGCATTGTTGCGCTATTACGAATGAAAACCATCGAAAAATCACGACTGCTTACTGGGATGCTAGTCGTGCCAGAATTTCGTGGGACTGGCGTCGGCAATGCACTGCTTACTTATTGCGAAAACACAGTTTTCGCCAGTGGTGATTATTGCTTCGCTTTTAAACATTTAGAGAATTATTACGCTCAGCATGGGTTTGAAACCATTGATAGCTCTGAATTGCCAAACTCGTTAAAAACTGCTTATTTACGGTACGTAGACAGTGGTAAAGATCTCATTCCAATGCAATTCACCATTTCTGACGTTCTAAACGACGTGGTTTTGTAG
- the coaA gene encoding type I pantothenate kinase, giving the protein MSPFLSFDRAEWAELRNSVPMTLSEDDLTALQGINENLTVEEAVEIYLPLSRLLNLYVQARQSRNSVLQQFLNTEEHAPPFVIGIAGSVAVGKSTTARLLKALLSRWENHPKVALVTTDGFLYPKKELEDKGIMHRKGFPESYDIKRLVEFVSDVKAGKPDLTVPVYSHITYDITEELKTVEQPDILIIEGLNVLQSGMDYPHDPHRVFVSDFLDFSIYVDAETETVEQWYVERFLKFRRGAFTKPGSYFSHYTQLSVEEARNKAKQIWHDINGLNLEQNILPTRERAHLILHKGPSHLVDKVSLRK; this is encoded by the coding sequence ATGAGTCCATTTTTGTCATTTGACCGTGCTGAATGGGCAGAACTACGAAATTCTGTCCCGATGACACTCTCTGAAGACGACTTAACCGCGCTTCAAGGCATTAATGAAAACCTCACTGTAGAGGAAGCGGTAGAGATTTACCTTCCTTTGTCTCGTCTATTGAACTTATATGTTCAAGCTCGTCAGAGTCGCAACTCAGTATTACAGCAATTTCTCAATACAGAAGAGCATGCTCCTCCATTTGTCATCGGTATTGCTGGTAGCGTTGCGGTAGGGAAAAGTACGACTGCGAGGCTGCTGAAGGCCCTTCTATCTCGCTGGGAGAATCATCCAAAAGTCGCGTTAGTGACAACCGACGGTTTCTTATATCCAAAGAAAGAACTGGAAGATAAGGGCATCATGCATCGCAAAGGCTTTCCAGAGTCGTACGACATAAAGCGTTTAGTTGAGTTTGTTTCCGATGTGAAAGCAGGTAAACCTGACCTTACAGTGCCAGTCTATTCCCACATTACCTACGACATTACCGAAGAGCTTAAAACCGTTGAGCAGCCAGATATATTGATCATTGAAGGTTTAAATGTTTTGCAAAGCGGTATGGATTACCCACACGATCCACATCGAGTGTTTGTGTCGGATTTTCTAGACTTCTCTATTTACGTTGATGCTGAAACAGAGACCGTCGAGCAATGGTACGTAGAACGATTTTTGAAATTCCGTCGAGGAGCATTCACCAAACCTGGCTCCTATTTTAGCCACTATACCCAACTCTCAGTAGAAGAAGCTAGGAACAAGGCGAAGCAGATTTGGCATGATATTAATGGACTCAATTTGGAACAGAACATTCTTCCTACTCGAGAAAGGGCCCACTTAATACTGCATAAAGGGCCAAGCCATTTGGTTGATAAAGTATCGTTGAGAAAGTAG
- the birA gene encoding bifunctional biotin--[acetyl-CoA-carboxylase] ligase/biotin operon repressor BirA yields the protein MRKEHTAKLHILKALSDGDFHSGEALGESLGISRAAIAKHIKGLNEWGVDIYRIQGRGYQLAHPLQLLDGDTLKAKLDSQIELISVIDSTNQYLLERVNESDKGRVCLAEYQAKGRGRRGRQWISPFGTNLYLSMYWRLDAGMAAAMGLSLVVGIAAVEALESMGVQGVKLKWPNDLYFQDKKLAGILVEMSGQAGGAAHLVIGMGLNIGMPDIQPEIDQPWTTLNQVSDGLTIDRTVLALNLIEHWKTALEEYEMTGLAGFVDRWNRLDNFIDRPVKLLMGPREIHGIVKGIDQQGGVVLETNNGLETYIGGEISLRKTD from the coding sequence ATGAGAAAAGAACATACCGCAAAGCTCCATATCCTCAAAGCGTTAAGCGACGGCGACTTCCATTCAGGTGAAGCACTTGGAGAGAGCCTTGGCATCTCTCGAGCAGCAATCGCAAAGCACATTAAAGGGTTAAATGAGTGGGGTGTGGATATCTATCGTATCCAAGGCCGAGGTTATCAACTGGCGCACCCCCTACAACTATTAGACGGAGATACACTCAAAGCGAAACTTGATAGTCAAATCGAGCTGATCTCTGTTATCGATTCAACCAACCAGTATTTGCTGGAAAGGGTGAATGAGTCAGACAAAGGAAGAGTTTGTTTAGCGGAATACCAAGCTAAAGGCAGAGGACGTCGTGGCCGTCAGTGGATTTCACCTTTTGGGACAAATCTCTACTTGTCTATGTACTGGCGACTAGACGCAGGTATGGCTGCAGCAATGGGATTAAGCCTTGTTGTTGGTATTGCGGCAGTAGAAGCGCTCGAAAGTATGGGCGTTCAAGGTGTGAAGTTGAAGTGGCCCAATGACCTCTATTTCCAAGATAAAAAACTTGCAGGTATTTTAGTAGAAATGTCAGGCCAAGCCGGTGGTGCCGCTCATCTTGTTATTGGGATGGGGTTGAACATTGGGATGCCGGACATACAGCCTGAGATTGATCAGCCTTGGACAACGTTGAATCAAGTCAGTGATGGTTTAACAATCGACCGCACCGTTCTGGCACTCAACCTTATCGAACACTGGAAGACCGCACTAGAAGAATATGAAATGACTGGTCTGGCGGGGTTTGTTGATCGTTGGAATCGTTTAGATAATTTTATAGACCGTCCGGTTAAGCTACTTATGGGGCCAAGAGAGATTCATGGCATTGTAAAAGGTATCGATCAACAAGGTGGGGTAGTTCTAGAAACCAACAATGGTTTGGAGACCTACATTGGCGGCGAGATCTCCTTAAGAAAAACCGATTAA
- the murB gene encoding UDP-N-acetylmuramate dehydrogenase — translation MEIKKHASLKAFHTFGIEQTCDYLAIVESVEDVIQLFKDDTFKELPKLFLGKGSNMLFTQHYEGLVIINRLLGKQVSETDEYYKLHIDGGEDWPALVEWCVKQDIGGLENLALIPGCAGSAPIQNIGAYGVELNNICDYVDVLDLETFETTRMSAEECLFGYRDSIFKHSLYEKCFITALGLKLPKTWQPVNQYGPLQSIPEKELSPNAIFERVCQVRMEKLPDPTKVGNAGSFFKNPVISQDHYDQLIQQHDTMVAYPAKGGMKVAAGWLIDQCGLKGASVNGAQVNPLQALVLTNVDNCTAEDVVTLASLVKKTVWDKYQIELEHEVRFMNGHAETTLSEIETAR, via the coding sequence ATGGAAATTAAGAAACACGCGAGCCTTAAGGCTTTTCATACATTTGGTATCGAGCAAACTTGCGACTATTTGGCAATTGTTGAATCTGTAGAAGATGTCATACAGTTGTTCAAGGACGACACCTTTAAAGAATTACCAAAACTGTTTTTAGGTAAAGGGAGTAACATGCTCTTTACTCAGCATTATGAAGGGCTTGTGATTATCAACCGGTTACTTGGTAAACAAGTGAGTGAAACGGATGAGTATTACAAGCTGCATATTGATGGTGGTGAAGATTGGCCCGCATTAGTGGAATGGTGTGTAAAACAAGATATTGGTGGCCTTGAAAACTTAGCTCTTATTCCCGGCTGTGCGGGTTCTGCACCGATTCAGAACATCGGAGCGTATGGAGTCGAACTCAATAACATCTGTGATTATGTCGATGTTCTTGACCTCGAGACTTTTGAAACTACACGTATGAGTGCAGAAGAATGTCTGTTTGGTTATCGTGATTCGATATTCAAGCATTCTCTGTATGAGAAGTGTTTTATCACTGCGCTTGGCCTTAAACTGCCCAAAACGTGGCAACCCGTCAATCAATATGGCCCTCTACAGTCTATTCCTGAAAAAGAACTTAGCCCTAACGCAATATTTGAGCGAGTTTGCCAAGTGCGCATGGAGAAGTTACCTGATCCAACCAAAGTGGGTAATGCAGGGAGTTTCTTTAAAAATCCAGTGATCAGTCAAGATCATTATGATCAACTCATTCAACAGCATGACACCATGGTCGCCTATCCTGCAAAAGGTGGGATGAAAGTGGCAGCTGGTTGGCTGATTGATCAGTGTGGGCTAAAAGGAGCCTCGGTTAACGGCGCCCAAGTGAACCCATTACAAGCTTTAGTTCTTACCAATGTGGATAACTGTACCGCGGAAGATGTGGTGACTTTGGCTTCTCTTGTAAAGAAAACGGTTTGGGATAAGTATCAAATAGAGCTTGAGCATGAAGTGCGTTTTATGAATGGTCATGCCGAGACAACCCTTTCTGAGATAGAGACCGCTCGATGA